The following proteins come from a genomic window of Pseudomonas sp. WJP1:
- a CDS encoding aldehyde dehydrogenase family protein, which produces MEHLSLHPKTVEFLSRQPRMLIGAQWMDAASGATLPVRNPATGNVLLEVPSANHFDVDRAVQAARCAFDDSAWSRMRPRERQNLLWRLADLIERDAQVIAELECLNNGKTVQMARLVDVQLSIDSLRYMAGWATKLSGSTVDPSLPLMPDSQFHAFIRREAVGVVGAIVAWNFPFMLACWKLGPALATGCSLVLKPADETPLSALKLAELVLEAGYPTGVFNVVTGTGLNAGAALTNHPGVDKLTFTGSTEVGKQIGKAAMDNMTRVTLELGGKSPTIVLADADLQVAAAGAASAIFFNQGQVCCAGSRLYVHRKHFDRVVGDIVDIANGMKLGNGLDPSVAMGPLISAKQQDRVHNYIEMGRELGATIACGGEKFGPGYFVQPTVIVDVDQKHRLVQEEIFGPVLVAMPFDDLDQAVHLANDNSYGLGASIWSNDMSAVHRMIPRIKSGSVWVNCHSALDPVLPFGGYKLSGVGRELGAAAIDHYTELKTVMIKL; this is translated from the coding sequence ATGGAACACCTGTCGCTGCATCCCAAGACCGTCGAATTCCTCTCCAGGCAACCGCGCATGCTGATCGGCGCGCAATGGATGGACGCCGCCAGCGGCGCGACCCTGCCCGTGCGCAATCCGGCCACCGGCAACGTTCTGCTGGAAGTACCGTCGGCCAACCATTTCGATGTGGACCGCGCCGTGCAGGCCGCGCGATGCGCCTTTGACGACTCGGCCTGGAGCCGCATGCGCCCACGCGAACGGCAGAACCTGCTGTGGCGGCTGGCCGACCTGATCGAGCGCGACGCCCAGGTGATCGCCGAACTGGAATGCCTGAACAACGGCAAGACCGTGCAGATGGCCCGCCTGGTGGACGTCCAACTGTCCATCGACTCCCTGCGCTACATGGCCGGCTGGGCCACCAAGCTCTCGGGCAGCACCGTGGATCCGTCCCTGCCACTGATGCCCGACAGCCAATTCCACGCCTTCATCCGTCGCGAGGCGGTGGGTGTGGTCGGCGCCATCGTGGCCTGGAACTTTCCGTTCATGCTGGCTTGCTGGAAACTCGGCCCGGCCTTGGCCACCGGTTGCAGCCTGGTACTCAAGCCGGCCGACGAGACACCGCTGAGTGCCCTCAAGCTGGCCGAACTCGTGCTGGAAGCCGGCTACCCCACCGGCGTGTTCAACGTGGTCACCGGCACCGGCCTCAACGCCGGCGCAGCGCTGACCAACCACCCGGGTGTAGACAAGCTGACCTTCACCGGCTCCACCGAAGTGGGCAAGCAGATCGGCAAGGCGGCCATGGACAACATGACCCGCGTCACCCTGGAGTTGGGCGGCAAGTCGCCAACCATCGTACTGGCCGACGCCGACCTGCAGGTGGCCGCCGCCGGTGCCGCCAGCGCCATCTTCTTCAACCAGGGCCAGGTGTGCTGCGCCGGCTCGCGCCTGTACGTGCACCGCAAGCACTTCGACCGGGTGGTGGGCGACATCGTCGACATCGCCAATGGCATGAAGCTCGGCAACGGCCTGGATCCCAGCGTGGCCATGGGGCCGCTGATCTCCGCCAAGCAACAGGATCGGGTACACAACTACATCGAGATGGGCCGCGAACTGGGCGCCACCATCGCCTGCGGCGGCGAGAAGTTCGGACCCGGCTACTTCGTCCAGCCCACGGTGATCGTCGACGTCGACCAGAAGCATCGCCTGGTGCAGGAGGAGATCTTCGGCCCGGTGCTGGTGGCCATGCCCTTCGACGACCTCGACCAGGCCGTGCACCTGGCCAACGACAACAGCTACGGCCTGGGCGCCAGCATCTGGTCCAACGACATGAGCGCGGTGCACCGCATGATCCCGCGCATCAAGTCCGGCTCGGTCTGGGTCAACTGCCACAGCGCCCTCGACCCGGTACTGCCCTTCGGCGGCTACAAGCTCTCCGGGGTCGGCCGCGAATTGGGTGCGGCGGCGATCGACCACTACACCGAACTGAAGACGGTGATGATCAAGCTGTAA
- a CDS encoding AraC family transcriptional regulator, with product MHLDHALLTDVSGKPIRQPHKVFSTEWDEISNWSDRVYMPYRVSPKGQAIKPHASMHSSRIGELTLTRFGYGVAVSVDDFSPEAGNALLLTTIRGNARHWTQRSATEDTAVGESFIADCSRVDYRIDLDPDHLQLNLTIPHALLERMAQQWFGFVPDDRFWRHKCVIGGVGSSWLSLLEYTARCVAEAGEHMAEGRMGAHLEQALCVHLLREWADRAAQAGLDFNSPMNRIAPRHVRAAEAYMSANAASLPTMAEVASAVGTSVRALSGAFSRFRGMTPGAFLREQRLQGVHRDLLVADPESGTTVSAIAFRWGYLNLGEFAGTYRKRFSELPSQTLQRRLR from the coding sequence ATGCATCTCGACCATGCGTTGCTGACCGATGTCAGCGGCAAGCCTATACGCCAGCCCCATAAAGTTTTTTCAACCGAGTGGGATGAAATCAGCAACTGGTCCGATCGCGTCTACATGCCCTATCGTGTCTCCCCCAAAGGGCAAGCCATCAAGCCTCATGCGAGCATGCATTCATCGAGGATTGGCGAGTTGACGCTGACTCGTTTTGGCTATGGCGTGGCGGTGAGCGTCGATGACTTCTCGCCCGAAGCGGGAAATGCGCTGCTGCTCACGACCATTCGCGGCAATGCCCGACACTGGACGCAGCGGTCAGCCACTGAAGATACGGCAGTGGGTGAATCCTTCATTGCCGATTGCAGTCGTGTCGATTATCGGATCGACCTCGATCCGGATCACCTGCAGCTGAACCTCACCATCCCCCATGCACTTTTGGAACGGATGGCGCAGCAGTGGTTCGGGTTCGTGCCCGATGACCGGTTCTGGAGACACAAGTGCGTCATCGGCGGGGTCGGTTCGAGTTGGCTAAGCCTGCTGGAGTACACGGCTCGGTGTGTTGCCGAGGCGGGCGAACACATGGCTGAAGGACGTATGGGGGCGCATCTTGAGCAAGCCCTGTGCGTTCATCTGTTGCGAGAGTGGGCTGATCGGGCCGCGCAAGCAGGGCTTGATTTCAACAGTCCCATGAACCGGATTGCGCCCCGTCATGTCAGGGCCGCCGAAGCATACATGAGTGCCAACGCAGCGAGCCTGCCGACGATGGCAGAGGTTGCCAGTGCGGTCGGAACCAGTGTGCGGGCATTGAGTGGGGCCTTCTCGCGCTTTCGCGGCATGACGCCCGGTGCCTTCTTGCGCGAGCAGCGGCTGCAGGGGGTGCACCGTGATTTATTGGTGGCGGATCCGGAGTCGGGCACGACAGTTTCCGCCATCGCCTTTCGGTGGGGCTATCTGAACCTGGGTGAGTTCGCGGGAACCTATCGCAAGCGTTTCAGTGAACTGCCGTCGCAAACCTTGCAGCGTCGGCTGCGCTAG
- a CDS encoding transporter produces the protein MEISTRTPARARYTVCALDASTIGAGFLLATLAGNAQAIDVDAGEYSAALPAGSNIGLLYLQHAERRSLYSDGHKVAIKAGLDSDIGILRVANYQQLGDYTINTQFLLPFGRLEGTRDNDALGQTSGTGDLILASTLWLVNDPAKNRYWGIAPYLFVPTGSYDHNDILNLGENRWKMTLQTGYVTGLTEKLSLDLTADVTVFGKNDDFTSQGLTLRQKPLWQAQTYLRYAVTPKLSVHVGASQLWGGESRIDGQDQGDEPGTSKYRVGGSYWMTPTFQALLNYGQDVSVDNGFKEEQRVNLRFLWVF, from the coding sequence ATGGAGATCTCCACGCGTACCCCTGCGCGCGCTCGCTACACAGTATGCGCATTGGATGCTTCAACGATCGGTGCCGGTTTCCTCCTGGCCACCCTGGCGGGCAACGCCCAAGCCATCGATGTAGACGCTGGCGAATATTCCGCTGCGCTTCCAGCCGGCAGCAATATCGGCTTGCTCTACCTGCAGCATGCCGAACGGCGGTCGCTGTACAGTGACGGCCACAAGGTTGCGATCAAGGCGGGACTCGACTCGGACATCGGCATATTGCGCGTCGCCAACTACCAGCAGCTGGGTGACTACACGATCAATACGCAGTTCCTGTTACCCTTCGGCCGCCTGGAAGGAACACGCGATAACGACGCGTTGGGACAGACCAGTGGCACGGGTGATTTGATTCTGGCGTCGACCCTGTGGCTCGTGAATGATCCGGCGAAAAACCGTTACTGGGGCATTGCGCCCTACCTGTTCGTGCCGACCGGTAGCTACGACCACAACGATATACTCAACCTCGGTGAAAACCGTTGGAAGATGACGTTACAGACCGGCTATGTGACCGGCCTCACTGAAAAGTTGTCCCTGGACCTCACCGCTGATGTCACCGTGTTTGGCAAGAATGACGACTTCACCAGTCAAGGCCTGACATTGCGCCAGAAGCCGCTATGGCAAGCCCAGACCTACCTGAGGTACGCCGTGACACCCAAGCTGTCGGTGCACGTCGGTGCGTCTCAACTCTGGGGCGGCGAGTCGCGCATTGACGGTCAGGACCAGGGCGATGAACCCGGTACCAGCAAGTACCGTGTCGGAGGATCCTACTGGATGACCCCTACGTTCCAGGCCCTGCTCAATTACGGCCAGGACGTATCGGTCGACAATGGTTTCAAGGAAGAACAGCGGGTTAATTTACGGTTCTTGTGGGTGTTCTGA
- a CDS encoding serine hydrolase domain-containing protein, translating into MNPGSISSFNQLLDTVTAGPQRVPGVVAAITGRDGLLYEGASGQRTLGEPEAMTTDSVFAMFSTTKAITATAVLQLVEEGRLDLDAPARDYLPMIGELKVLDGFDSDGTPRLRPAKKHITTRMLLLHTAGLGYEFFNEHYNRLVQEQRQPSIISASLAALQTPLLFEPGEQWEYGSNLDWAGLVVEAITGKRLGEVMQQRIFEPLGMTDTAFTMTPSMFQRRAGLHQREEDGSLSAIEGSLLPPEPEVHMGGHGLFSTVKDYCLFIRAWLNDGQGDHGRILKPETIRFAEKNGLDNLKIKALPCVNPSISHTAEFFPGMPKSWALSFMINEQDAPTGRPAGSLAWAGLANLFYWIDRKNGIGGFWATQILPFVDPVSTNAYLDFETAAYRNLTS; encoded by the coding sequence ATGAATCCAGGCTCTATTTCATCGTTCAACCAACTGCTCGATACCGTCACCGCTGGGCCGCAACGCGTCCCGGGCGTGGTCGCAGCAATAACCGGGCGCGACGGTTTGCTCTACGAGGGTGCTTCGGGGCAACGAACGCTCGGTGAGCCAGAGGCTATGACCACCGACAGTGTTTTCGCGATGTTTTCCACGACAAAAGCGATAACCGCCACGGCAGTGCTCCAGTTGGTCGAGGAAGGCCGACTTGATCTCGATGCGCCCGCCAGGGACTACCTGCCGATGATCGGTGAACTCAAGGTGCTCGACGGGTTTGATAGCGACGGCACCCCAAGGCTTCGCCCTGCCAAAAAACACATCACCACCCGAATGCTTCTACTTCATACGGCAGGCCTGGGGTACGAGTTCTTCAACGAACACTACAACAGACTGGTCCAGGAACAGCGCCAACCCAGCATCATCAGCGCGTCGTTGGCTGCCCTGCAAACACCGTTGCTGTTCGAGCCGGGTGAACAGTGGGAATACGGTTCCAACCTGGATTGGGCCGGCCTTGTGGTCGAGGCCATTACCGGCAAGCGTCTGGGTGAGGTCATGCAGCAGCGTATTTTCGAGCCTCTGGGCATGACGGACACGGCGTTTACCATGACCCCTTCGATGTTCCAGCGCCGGGCTGGCCTGCATCAGCGTGAGGAGGATGGATCGCTGAGCGCAATCGAAGGCTCCCTCCTCCCGCCTGAACCCGAAGTGCACATGGGAGGCCATGGCCTGTTCTCGACAGTCAAGGACTACTGCCTGTTCATCCGGGCCTGGCTTAACGATGGACAGGGTGATCACGGACGAATCCTGAAGCCTGAGACGATTCGTTTCGCCGAAAAAAACGGGCTCGACAACCTGAAAATAAAAGCCCTTCCCTGCGTCAATCCGAGTATTTCCCACACGGCGGAATTCTTCCCCGGCATGCCAAAGTCGTGGGCGTTGAGTTTCATGATCAACGAACAAGACGCCCCCACCGGTCGCCCTGCAGGTTCGTTGGCGTGGGCGGGATTGGCCAATCTTTTCTACTGGATCGATCGCAAGAATGGCATCGGTGGTTTTTGGGCCACTCAGATCTTGCCATTCGTAGACCCTGTATCAACCAACGCTTATCTGGATTTCGAAACGGCGGCTTACCGCAATTTGACCAGCTGA